The proteins below come from a single Bacillota bacterium genomic window:
- the yidD gene encoding membrane protein insertion efficiency factor YidD yields the protein MLAALVRSYRRWMSPVTPPRCRFYPTCSAYAEQALLKYGAVQGSWLAVRRVLRCHPWHPGGYDPVP from the coding sequence ATGCTGGCCGCCCTGGTTCGAAGTTACCGGCGTTGGATGTCACCAGTGACACCGCCGCGGTGCCGCTTCTACCCGACGTGTTCGGCGTATGCGGAGCAGGCGCTCTTGAAGTACGGTGCGGTGCAGGGGTCATGGCTTGCCGTTCGGCGGGTGCTGCGCTGTCATCCCTGGCACCCGGGAGGATACGATCCGGTTCCCTAG
- a CDS encoding YidC/Oxa1 family membrane protein insertase → MNELADGLWWVLEFLRGISGSYGLAVIVLTLLVRLLLLPLGVAQFRAMEGQKKIQPMLQELQKKYKDRPQELQRRMMELYREHKVNPLSGCLPALVQLPILWALFLALRRLPEGSLFLLWDLSVRDPYLVWPILTGVAQYLSMKPTITDPKQNSTMLIMAAVSAIFAASFPTGLALYWTVSSLFSYGQYWLFQRRLVAAGGGVRAS, encoded by the coding sequence TTGAACGAGCTTGCGGACGGGCTATGGTGGGTGCTGGAGTTTTTGCGGGGGATCAGCGGGAGCTACGGGCTGGCCGTCATCGTACTGACCCTTCTGGTGAGGCTTCTTCTGCTGCCGCTGGGCGTGGCGCAGTTCCGGGCCATGGAGGGGCAAAAGAAGATCCAGCCGATGCTCCAGGAGCTTCAGAAAAAGTACAAAGACCGACCGCAGGAACTGCAGCGCCGCATGATGGAACTTTACCGGGAGCACAAGGTGAACCCGCTCAGCGGCTGTCTGCCCGCCCTGGTGCAGCTTCCGATCCTGTGGGCGCTGTTCCTTGCGCTCAGGAGGTTGCCCGAGGGAAGCCTCTTTTTGCTCTGGGATCTGAGCGTGCGGGATCCGTACCTGGTGTGGCCTATTCTCACGGGTGTCGCGCAGTATCTTTCAATGAAGCCGACCATAACGGATCCGAAGCAAAACAGCACCATGCTGATCATGGCGGCGGTGAGCGCAATCTTCGCGGCCAGCTTCCCGACGGGGCTGGCCCTTTACTGGACGGTCAGCAGCCTGTTCAGCTACGGCCAGTACTGGCTTTTCCAGCGTCGGCTGGTAGCAGCCGGAGGAGGCGTGCGCGCGTCATGA